Proteins encoded by one window of Vigna radiata var. radiata cultivar VC1973A chromosome 5, Vradiata_ver6, whole genome shotgun sequence:
- the LOC106762126 gene encoding pentatricopeptide repeat-containing protein At2g03880, mitochondrial, with translation MVKLKLESKFVACSFNPCYPFRSMFFLRFVHSMINSYQSILHSNQLLNGLSKSGQIDVARKLFDEMTKRDEYSWNTMISGYVNAGRLVEARELLNGFSSRSSITWSSLISGYCRFGCEDEAFGLFRSMRLEGQKPSQYTLGSILRVCSALCLIQNGKMIQGYVVKNGFESNVYVVTGLVDMYAKCRHVSEAEILFKSLAFDKGNHVLWTTMVTGYAQNGDSLKAIEFFCYMHAEGVESNQFTFPSILTACSAVSALCFGEQVHGCIVRNGFGCNVYVQSALVDMYAKCGHLTSAKRVLENMDDDDVVSWNSMIVGCVRHGFEEEALLLFKKMHARNMKIDDYTFPSVLNCCIIGTIDAKSVHCLVIKTGFGNYKLVSNAIVDMYAKTGELNCAYAVFEKMLEKDVISWTSLVTGYAQNGSHEKSLKIFRDMRIAWVNPDQFIVASILSSCAELTLLVFGKQVHSDFIKSGLRSSLSVDNSLVTMYAKCGCLDDADAIFVSMHVRDVITWTALIVGYAQNGKGRHSLRFYDAMVSCGTKPDFITFIGLLFACSHAGLVEEGRAYFQQMKEIYGIKSGPEHYACMIDLFGRSGKLNEAEEILNQMEVKPDATVWKALLAACRVHGNLELGERAATNLFQLEPMNAMPYVMLSNMYSAARKWDAAAKIRRLMKSKGIVKEPGCSWIEMNSKVHTFSSEDRGHPREAEIYSKIDEIIVRIKEAGYVPDMNFSLHDMDKEGMEVGLAYHSEKLAVAFGLLASPPGASIRIFKNLRVCGDCHSAMKYISGIFARHIILRDSNCFHHFREGICSCGDYW, from the coding sequence ATGGTTAAGCTCAAGTTGGAATCAAAATTTGTGGCCTGTTCTTTTAACCCATGTTACCCATTTAGGAGTATGTTTTTTCTTCGTTTTGTCCACAGCATGATCAATTCCTATCAATCTATACTTCATTCCAATCAGCTTCTAAATGGGTTGTCAAAATCTGGTCAAATTGATGTTGCCCgaaaattgtttgatgaaatgacTAAAAGGGATGAGTATTCATGGAACACCATGATATCTGGTTATGTTAATGCGGGAAGATTGGTTGAAGCAAGAGAACTGTTGAATGGGTTTTCAAGCAGAAGTTCTATCACTTGGTCCTCCCTCATATCGGGGTATTGTAGATTTGGGTGTGAAGATGAGGCTTTTGGTTTGTTTAGGTCAATGAGGTTGGAGGGACAAAAACCAAGCCAATACACTTTAGGAAGTATCCTGAGGGTGTGTTCTGCATTGTGTTTGATCCAAAATGGAAAAATGATTCAAGGGTATGTGGTGAAGAATGGATTTGAGTCCAATGTGTATGTTGTCACTGGCCTTGTTGACATGTATGCAAAGTGCAGGCATGTTTCGGAAGCCGAGATTCTCTTCAAGAGTTTGGCCTTTGACAAGGGAAATCATGTCCTGTGGACTACCATGGTTACTGGTTATGCTCAAAATGGCGACAGCCTTAAGgcaattgaatttttttgttatatgcaTGCAGAAGGGGTTGAGTCTAATCAGTTTACATTTCCTAGCATATTGACAGCATGTTCTGCAGTTTCAGCTCTTTGTTTTGGAGAACAAGTGCATGGTTGTATTGTGCGGAATGGTTTTGGGTGCAATGTATATGTTCAGAGTGCATTGGTTGACATGTATGCAAAATGTGGACATTTAACTAGTGCAAAAAGGGTATTAGAAAatatggatgatgatgatgttgtttCATGGAACTCTATGATAGTTGGTTGTGTAAGACATGGGTTTGAGGAGGAAGCTCTTCTcttgtttaaaaaaatgcatGCAAGAAATATGAAGATTGATGACTATACATTTCCATCTGTTCTGAATTGTTGCATAATAGGTACAATTGATGCAAAGTCTGTTCACTGTTTGGTTATCAAAACTGGATTTGGGAACTATAAGCTTGTTAGCAATGCTATTGTTGATATGTATGCCAAAACTGGAGAGTTGAATTGTGCATATGCTGTATTTGAAAAGATGCTTGAGAAAGATGTCATCTCTTGGACCTCCCTCGTCACAGGTTATGCACAAAATGGCTCCCATGAGAAATCCTTGAAGATTTTTCGTGACATGAGAATTGCTTGGGTAAATCCTGATCAATTTATTGTTGCAAGTATTTTGAGTTCCTGTGCAGAACTGACTCTTCTAGTATTTGGTAAACAAGTGCATTCTGACTTTATTAAGTCAGGTCTAAGATCATCACTATCAGTAGATAATTCTCTTGTAACCATGTATGCAAAATGTGGCTGCCTGGATGATGCTGAtgcaatttttgtttcaatgcaTGTCCGGGATGTAATTACTTGGACAGCTCTTATTGTTGGTTATGCACAGAATGGTAAAGGAAGACATTCCTTAAGATTCTATGATGCTATGGTTTCATGTGGCACGAAACCAGATTTTATCACGTTTATAGGATTATTATTTGCTTGTAGTCATGCAGGTCTTGTGGAGGAAGGACGTGCATATTTTCAGCAAATGAAAGAGATTTATGGAATAAAATCTGGCCCTGAACATTATGCTTGCATGATTGATCTTTTTGGACGCTCAGGAAAGCTCAATGAGGCCGAAGAAATACTAAATCAAATGGAAGTGAAACCTGATGCCACTGTATGGAAGGCACTCCTTGCCGCATGTAGAGTGCATGGTAACCTAGAATTGGGAGAGAGGGCAGCTACAAATCTTTTTCAGTTGGAGCCCATGAATGCTATGCCTTATGTTATGTTGTCTAACATGTATTCTGCAGCTCGTAAATGGGATGCTGCTGCGAAAATACGAAGGTTGATGAAATCAAAAGGAATAGTGAAGGAGCCTGGATGTAGTTGGATAGAGATGAACAGCAAAGTGCATACATTCAGTTCAGAAGATAGAGGACATCCAAGGGAAGCTGAGATTTATTCCaagattgatgaaattataGTAAGAATTAAGGAAGCTGGTTATGTTCCAGATATGAATTTTTCCTTGCATGATATGGATAAGGAGGGAATGGAGGTTGGTCTTGCTTACCACAGTGAAAAATTGGCTGTTGCTTTTGGATTACTCGCTTCTCCACCTGGTGCATCAATTCGGATATTTAAGAATCTCAGAGTTTGTGGAGATTGTCATTCCGCTATGAAATATATATCAGGAATTTTCGCTCGTCATATCATTTTGAGAGATTCCAATTGTTTTCATCATTTTAGAGAAGGAATATGTTCTTGTGGGGATTACTGGTAG
- the LOC106760555 gene encoding serine/threonine-protein kinase HT1-like: MGKLSIMLQGKCKNRKESSLSWPLTKCFHHTNTRDTATRIAEEWKVDFSDLFIGHRFSHGAHSKIYHGIYKQQHVAIKIFQVGECEEDGNLRSLLETQFLREVAHLPRLHHQNVVSFIAACRYSDSYYILTEYQQKGSLRAHLNTLESKPICLRKVILFALDIARGMEYVHAQGIIHRDLKPENVLVDKNCNLRIADFGVACLASKCDSLRGTYRWMAPEMIKGKCYGRKVDVYSFGLILWELVSGTLPFEHMNPVQVAVAVVHRNSRPVIPTHCPQGLRDLINQCWALKPQKRLEFCQIVRVLEQMIKDIFL; this comes from the coding sequence ATGGGAAAGTTATCAATCATGTTGCAGGGTAAGTGCAAGAACCGCAAGGAATCATCATTATCATGGCCATTGACAAAATGCTTTCACCACACCAATACAAGAGATACTGCCACGAGAATTGCAGAAGAATGGAAAGTTGATTTTTCTGATCTCTTCATCGGGCACAGGTTTTCTCACGGTGCTCACAGTAAAATTTACCATGGCATATACAAGCAGCAACATGTTGCTATCAAAATTTTCCAGGTAGGAGAATGTGAGGAAGATGGAAACCTTAGATCTCTTTTGGAGACACAATTTTTGAGAGAAGTTGCACATCTACCTCGTCTGCACCATCAGAATGTGGTGAGTTTCATAGCAGCATGCAGATATTCTGATTCTTATTACATTCTCACGGAGTATCAACAAAAGGGTTCTTTGAGGGCACATTTGAACACGTTGGAGTCGAAGCCAATCTGTCTCAGGAAGGTCATACTTTTTGCTTTGGATATTGCTCGTGGAATGGAATATGTGCATGCACAAGGCATCATTCACAGAGACCTTAAACCTGAGAATGTGCTTGTAGATAAGAACTGTAACCTCAGAATTGCTGATTTTGGCGTTGCTTGTTTGGCTTCAAAGTGTGACTCATTGAGGGGAACGTATCGTTGGATGGCACCAGAGATGATCAAAGGAAAATGCTATGGGAGGAAGGTTGATGTGTATAGTTTTGGGCTTATTTTGTGGGAGTTGGTGAGTGGAACACTTCCATTTGAGCATATGAATCCAGTTCAGGTTGCTGTTGCAGTAGTTCATAGGAATTCAAGGCCTGTTATTCCCACACATTGCCCACAAGGTTTGAGAGATTTGATCAATCAATGTTGGGCATTGAAACCACAGAAGAGACTTGAATTCTGTCAGATTGTTCGAGTTTTGGAGCAAATGATCAAAGACATTTTCCTCTAA